In one window of Temnothorax longispinosus isolate EJ_2023e chromosome 9, Tlon_JGU_v1, whole genome shotgun sequence DNA:
- the LOC139819777 gene encoding glycosylated lysosomal membrane protein, with the protein MASASTFCLLLVVALADSASSTRRTLRSWVNPGCDEQCRERNVTTLYLRADGPNDTLHYLWDFVGTPSVLLALTPPSAWLNITWDDYLARRGNSLSFSEKPAYSFGIIINKIIEFNDVNDTALINTADVTNTNVLRTEYFNWRRVSLSQKSEFVYLDMEGNSYHDTAKNISRYGSIKLSLRGFCTIDHSDMVPHMLHTENSTQVDIILDHIQTNRTFSNSRFAIELLAVGGGDPEIPLFVDPKKSLDDEHTPGIFEVVEVRTPPYREVMDALNAGSYLQWRPVSYNSASRDVTSSTETMQYPPKQVFNHTSAIKNSMLYCYYGEAVDDLLLQKLVVSLGSKGDGFYKRTSYLTWTFMIGYGTPPEERFSYLVIMIISIGIGLPLLIMIITGLYLCIRRMPKQHGNVYLSR; encoded by the exons ATGGCCAGCGCCTCGACGTTCTGTCTGCTGCTCGTCGTCGCACTGGCGGACTCGGCTTCTTCCACGCGGCGCACA CTGCGGTCGTGGGTGAACCCGGGCTGCGACGAGCAGTGCCGCGAGCGAAACGTGACGACGCTCTACCTGAGAGCCGATGGCCCGAACGACACGTTGCATTACCTGTGGGATTTCGTCGGGACCCCGTCCGTGCTGTTGGCGCTCACGCCGCCGTCCGCCTGGCTCAACATCACCTGGGATGATTATCTCGCCAGAAGGGGGAACTCGCTCAGCTTCTCGGAGAAGCCCGCCTACTCTTTCgggataataataaacaag ATTATCGAATTCAACGACGTAAATGACACGGCACTGATTAATACTGCTGACGTCACTAATACGAACGTTTTACGTACCGAGTATTTCAACTGGCGGCGCGTGTCCCTATCGCAAAAGAGCGAATTCGTCTACCTGGATATGGAGGGTAACTCTTATCACGATACAGCTAAGAATATCAGCAGATACGGGAGTATAAAGCTTTCG CTCCGAGGATTCTGCACCATCGACCACTCGGATATGGTGCCGCACATGTTGCACACGGAGAACTCTACGCAAGTGGACATCATCCTCGACCACATTCAGACCAACCGAACCTTTTCCAACAGCAGGTTCGCTATTGAATTGCTCGCGGTTGGCGGTGGCGATCCCGAGATACCGTTGTTCGTTGATCCGAAAAAGAGTCTGGACGACGAGCACACTCCGGGCATATTCGAG GTTGTTGAAGTTAGAACGCCTCCCTACAGAGAAGTGATGGATGCTTTAAACGCCGGCTCGTATTTACAATGGCGACCGGTGTCGTACAACAGCGCATCGCGCGACGTAACCAGTTCCACGGAGACGATGCAATATCCACCGAAACAAGTGTTCAATCACACGAGCGCCATTAAAAATTCGATGCTCTATTGTTACTATGGAGAAGCTGTGGACGATCTTCTACTGCAGAAGTTAGTAGTTTCTTTGGGCTCGAAAGGAGACGGTTTCTACAAGAGGACGAGCTATTTGACGTG GACTTTCATGATCGGATACGGCACACCACCCGAGGAGAGGTTCTCTTATCTAGTCATTATGATTATTTCAATCGGCATTGGCCTTCCTTTGCTCATTATGATCATCACCGGCCTGTATCTCTGTATTCGCAGAATGCCGAAACAGCATGGCAATGTTTATTTAAGTCGATGA